From Candoia aspera isolate rCanAsp1 chromosome 8, rCanAsp1.hap2, whole genome shotgun sequence, a single genomic window includes:
- the LRAT gene encoding lecithin retinol acyltransferase translates to MKNPMYEIASLLLEKLLLLANFKVLGTGSSGEEEEKKKYVCCYDPTYFKPGDLLEVPRTLFIHFGIYLGDNQVAHLMPDILPALTNDQKLIQKVVTNKRLILGVITKMARIRVDTVDDFAYGGSILVNGMDKFFKNCILCNDEVVHRAKSLIGTTEYSLLWKNCEHFVTFCRYGSSVSFQTTKFCETVKMIIRDQRSVLVSALLGLISILYLGLRPSTTLPTLIIPFMLWMAG, encoded by the exons atgaaaaaccCAATGTATGAAATAGCATCCCTGTTACTGGAAAAGTTACTTCTCCTTGCCAACTTTAAAGTCCTGGGGACAGGTTCCAgtggagaggaggaagagaagaaaaaatatgtatgttgttaTGACCCTACCTATTTCAAACCAGGAGATTTGCTAGAAGTGCCTCGCACTCTCttcattcattttggcatttatCTGGGGGATAACCAAGTAGCACATCTTATGCCAGACATTCTGCCTGCTCTCACTAATGACCAGAAACTGATACAGAAAGTAGTGACTAACAAAAGACTTATCTTGGGTGTCAtcacaaaaatggcaaggatCCGAGTGGACACAGTGGACGACTTTGCCTATGGAGGCTCCATCCTGGTGAATGGTATGGATAAATTTTTCAAAAATTGTATCCTCTGTAATGATGAAGTGGTCCACAGAGCAAAAAGCCTGATAGGCACAACCGAATACAGCTTACTTTGGAAGAACTGTGAACATTTTGTGACTTTCTGCAGATATGGTTCTTCAGTCAGCTTCCAGACAACCAAG TTTTGTGAAACAGTGAAGATGATCATTAGAGACCAGAGAAGCGTACTTGTTTCGGCACTGCTGGGACTGATTTCTATACTCTATCTGGGTCTGAGACCCTCTACCACTCTTCCAACTCTCATCATTCCATTTATGCTGTGGATGGCTGGTTAA